Proteins found in one Poecilia reticulata strain Guanapo linkage group LG15, Guppy_female_1.0+MT, whole genome shotgun sequence genomic segment:
- the dlk2 gene encoding protein delta homolog 2, whose product MLAIRGAGVLLMLSCVCLMLLAPPLCAGEGSNCSCNATKSRCDDFGVCRCDPGWDGELCQRCVTMPGCVHGSCLQPWQCACQPGWGGRFCDKDLSVCSQQPCLNGATCLMEDSGDFRCLCPDGFYGPTCRKRKGPCLQRRSPCKNGGLCEDADGFAAELVCRCLAGFTGRSCETDIDDCLMGPCARGATCVDGVNRFSCLCPVGISGRFCTVNMDDCASQPCQNGGRCLDRAGGFRCLCQPGFTGTTCETPPSPANASPPVWTTRARDTGHHDNRKVKVTVKERGAGGLSDLQLIVVLVLTSVSVGVVALTAALVLHAPCQRRGHAPCQRRGHAPCWLSPSPRSRREPSDQPEHRISFLNAAEPQKKKLNIEVV is encoded by the exons ATGTTGGCGATCCGAGGTGCGGGCGTCCTGCTGATGCTGAGCTGCGTGTGCCTCATGCTCTTAGCCCCGCCCCTCTGTGCAGGTGAAG GAAGCAACTGCAGCTGCAACGCTACCAAAAGCCGCTGTGATGACTTTGGAGTCTGCAG GTGTGATCCGGGCTGGGACGGCGAGCTGTGCCAGCGCTGCGTGACGATGCCGGGCTGCGTGCACGGCTCCTGCCTGCAGCCGTGGCAGTGCGCGTGTCAGCCGGGCTGGGGCGGCCGATTCTGCGACAAAG ACCTCAGCGTGTGCTCCCAGCAGCCCTGCCTCAACGGCGCCACCTGTCTGATGGAGGACAGCGGAGACTTCCGCTGCTTGTGTCCAGACGGTTTCTATGGTCCGACCTGCCGGAAGAGGAAGGGGCCGTGTCTCCAGAGAAG gtcCCCGTGTAAAAATGGCGGCCTGTGTGAGGACGCTGACGGCTTTGCGGCGGAGCTGGTGTGCCGCTGCCTCGCTGGATTCACGGGGCGAAGCTGTGAGACAGACATCGATGACTGCTTGATGGGGCCGTGTGCCAGAGGAGCTACCTGTGTGGATGGAGTGAACCGGTTCTCCTGCCTCTGCCCGGTCGGGATCTCGGGCCGGTTCTGCACGGTCAACATGGATGACTGCGCCAGCCAACCCTGCCAAAATGGCGGCCGCTGCCTCGACCGCGCCGGAGGCTTCCGCTGCCTCTGCCAGCCGGGATTCACCGGAACCACCTGTGAAACGCCGCCGAGCCCCGCCAACGCCAGCCCGCCGGTCTGGACCACGCGGGCCCGGGACACTGGTCACCATGACAACAGGAAGGTAAAGGTGACGGTGAAGGAGCGCGGCGCCGGTGGACTGTCGGACCTGCAGCTCATCGTTGTCTTGGTTCTGACGAGCGTGTCTGTAGGCGTGGTGGCGCTGACCGCCGCTCTGGTCCTGCACGCCCCCTGCCAACGCCGTGGCCACGCCCCCTGCCAACGCCGTGGccacgccccctgctggttgtCCCCATCGCCGCGCAGCAGGCGGGAGCCCAGCGACCAGCCGGAGCATCGGATCAGCTTCCTGAATGCAGCAGAaccacagaaaaagaaactcaaCATAGAGGTTGTTtga
- the lrrc73 gene encoding leucine-rich repeat-containing protein 73, producing LNLNLGVVSSIGRARHLADALAANRSLQTLFLHGSPLLDAGLEALNPALAAHPALVCLDLGDCLLGDAALALICGMLPPDGAKSGLRELTLSANPRITTKAWARFSVAVAHSSQLRVLNLDYNPLGDHIAAMLAVAVASSRTLEVLDLEGTGLTNQSAQVFLDMVENYPTCLRVLVLAENEVSPELQQQISDLLAEGEEDGREAPPPPPGHAPSSALQPIREKPLPWLPHSNSSPPTVMLTSGVGESLLAEAEI from the exons CTCAACCTCAACCTGGGCGTGGTCTCCAGCATCGGCCGCGCGCGCCACCTGGCGGACGCCTTGGCGGCCAACCGCTCCCTGCAGACGCTGTT CCTCCACGGCAGCCCGCTGCTGGATGCCGGCCTGGAGGCCCTGAACCCGGCGCTGGCCGCCCACCCGGCGCTGGTCTGCCTGGACCTGGGCGACTGCCTGCTGGGGGACGCGGCGCTGGCGCTGATCTGCGGGATGCTGCCGCCGGACGGAGCCAAGTCAG GACTCAGAGAGCTGACGCTCAGCGCCAACCCGCGGATCACAACCAAGGCCTGGGCCCGGTTCTCCGTGGCAGTGGCTCACAGCTCCCAGCTCCGGGTCCTCAACCTGGACTACAACCCACTGG GGGACCACATTGCGGCCATGCTAGCGGTTGCCGTGGCGTCTAGTAGAACCCTGGAGGTTCTGGACCTGGAGGGAACTGGACTGACCAACCAGTCGGCGCAg gtgtTCCTGGACATGGTAGAGAACTACCCCACCTGCCttcgggttctggttctggccgAGAACGAAGTGAGTccggagctgcagcagcagatcagcGACCTGCTGGCTGAAGGGGAGGAGGACGGCCGGGAGGCCCCGCCCCCTCCGCCAGGCCACGCCCCCAGCAGCGccctgcagccaatcagagagaaGCCCCTCCCCTGGCTCCCCCACAGCA ACTCCAGTCCACCCACGGTCATGCTGACATCAGGAGTAGGTGAGAGCCTATTGGCTGAAGCTGAGATATGA
- the mea1 gene encoding male-enhanced antigen 1 isoform X1, with amino-acid sequence MSSFHGSAASQSRLGSNGTVSIRTGSDSDPGGRGGLGLLQPRSSAGGRAEGVWGPGVFLQGCVWWMEVCRSAMGPERVLPSSEDELGEDERPVDGAVLPGGEDGVEEEEEEESGGGYYYQPLNQDPDGPGEPEEEDRGDTSHSEQLQQLQHRIEVMGLHLPEAPPPDSEEEEDPEGAAAQRSRASIPMDPAHVELVKRTMAGVALPSLGVPPWAQQISDAQWSDLVQNALQERQSSAGLRMLRRNHVP; translated from the exons ATGTCATCATTCCACGGTTCCGCCGCAAGCCAGAGCAGGTTAGGGTCCAACGGGACGGTGAGcatcagaaccggttctgattCTGACCCGGGCGGTAGGGGAGGCCTGGGGCTCCTGCAGCCGCGCAGCAGCGCTGGTGGTCGGGCAGAGGGAGTCTGGGGTCCCGGTGTGTTCCTGCAG GGCTGCGTCTGGTGGATGGAAGTGTGCCGCTCAGCGATGGGACCAGAGAGAGTGCTGCCGAGCTCAGAGGACGAGCTGGGGGAGGACGAGCGTCCGGTGGACGGGGCGGTGCTGCCTGGGGGGGAGGACggggtggaggaagaggaggaggaggagagcggcGGGGGGTACTACTACCAGCCTTTGAACCAGGACCCGGACGGACCCGGGGAgccggaggaggaggacaggggGGACACGTCCCACtcggagcagctgcagcagctgcagcacaggATAGAG GTGATGGGTCTGCACCTAcctgaagctccgcccccaGACagcgaagaggaggaggacccGGAGGGGGCGGCGGCGCAGAGGAGCCGAGCGTCCATCCCCATGGATCCAG CCCATGTGGAGCTGGTGAAGAGGACGATGGCGGGCGTGGCGCTGCCCTCGCTCGGCGTGCCGCCCTGGGCGCAGCAGATCTCCGACGCCCAGTGGAGCGATCTGGTCCAGAACGCGCTGCAGGAGCGCCAGAGTTCTGCCGGGCTGCGGATGCTGCGCCGGAACCACGTCCCCTGA
- the mea1 gene encoding male-enhanced antigen 1 isoform X2, which translates to MEVCRSAMGPERVLPSSEDELGEDERPVDGAVLPGGEDGVEEEEEEESGGGYYYQPLNQDPDGPGEPEEEDRGDTSHSEQLQQLQHRIEVMGLHLPEAPPPDSEEEEDPEGAAAQRSRASIPMDPAHVELVKRTMAGVALPSLGVPPWAQQISDAQWSDLVQNALQERQSSAGLRMLRRNHVP; encoded by the exons ATGGAAGTGTGCCGCTCAGCGATGGGACCAGAGAGAGTGCTGCCGAGCTCAGAGGACGAGCTGGGGGAGGACGAGCGTCCGGTGGACGGGGCGGTGCTGCCTGGGGGGGAGGACggggtggaggaagaggaggaggaggagagcggcGGGGGGTACTACTACCAGCCTTTGAACCAGGACCCGGACGGACCCGGGGAgccggaggaggaggacaggggGGACACGTCCCACtcggagcagctgcagcagctgcagcacaggATAGAG GTGATGGGTCTGCACCTAcctgaagctccgcccccaGACagcgaagaggaggaggacccGGAGGGGGCGGCGGCGCAGAGGAGCCGAGCGTCCATCCCCATGGATCCAG CCCATGTGGAGCTGGTGAAGAGGACGATGGCGGGCGTGGCGCTGCCCTCGCTCGGCGTGCCGCCCTGGGCGCAGCAGATCTCCGACGCCCAGTGGAGCGATCTGGTCCAGAACGCGCTGCAGGAGCGCCAGAGTTCTGCCGGGCTGCGGATGCTGCGCCGGAACCACGTCCCCTGA